One genomic region from Deltaproteobacteria bacterium encodes:
- a CDS encoding transposase, which yields MIAKLLEKSKFAHKISCGFQKPGRKFMVQMLYGIQASKDVKLSSISRSLNEQIPLIKTEGRLSRNIGKHDLTGQINGNLLADGAGRVNPDAVIALDISDIDKPYARKMENLALVRDGSTG from the coding sequence ATGATAGCAAAATTGCTGGAAAAATCAAAATTTGCCCATAAGATCTCTTGTGGCTTTCAGAAGCCTGGAAGGAAGTTTATGGTTCAGATGCTTTATGGGATTCAGGCAAGCAAGGATGTGAAGCTCTCCAGCATCTCAAGGAGCTTAAACGAACAGATTCCTTTGATTAAGACCGAGGGAAGGTTATCGAGGAATATCGGCAAGCACGATCTCACGGGGCAGATAAACGGAAACTTATTGGCCGATGGTGCGGGCAGGGTAAATCCCGATGCGGTGATAGCCCTGGATATTTCTGATATTGATAAGCCGTATGCGAGGAAGATGGAGAATTTAGCCTTGGTGAGGGATGGTAGTACGGGA